The following proteins are co-located in the Pedobacter sp. FW305-3-2-15-E-R2A2 genome:
- the xerD gene encoding site-specific tyrosine recombinase XerD: MINNPYFPSFKAYLKLERSLSSNSIEAYMNDVQKLFQYFESVNKTPHVKEITAADLKLFISWINELGMLPSTQARVVSGIKSFFDFLMLEQLIAEDPAALLETPRLSRKLPDVLNIEEINGLIAAIDAAKPEGMRNKAILEVLYSCGLRVTELISLRISNVFPDAEFIKVIGKGNKERIVPIGQSALKYIKIYLEESRVHVPVQKGYEDFIFLNRRGSGLSRISVFTLIKDLALKSGLKKSISPHTFRHSFATHLIEGGADLRAVQEMLGHSSITTTEIYTHLDRDYLKGIITEFHSRT, translated from the coding sequence GTGATTAATAACCCTTACTTCCCTTCTTTTAAAGCGTATTTGAAACTGGAACGATCCCTTTCTTCAAATTCCATTGAGGCCTATATGAATGATGTTCAAAAGTTGTTTCAATACTTTGAATCTGTCAACAAAACACCTCATGTCAAGGAGATTACTGCGGCCGATCTAAAGCTGTTCATCTCCTGGATTAATGAGCTGGGAATGTTGCCTTCAACGCAGGCAAGAGTGGTTTCAGGGATCAAATCTTTCTTTGACTTTCTTATGCTCGAACAGCTCATTGCAGAAGATCCGGCGGCATTGCTGGAGACCCCCAGGCTGAGCAGAAAGCTTCCGGATGTCCTGAACATCGAAGAGATCAACGGCCTGATTGCCGCCATAGATGCAGCAAAACCTGAAGGAATGAGAAATAAGGCGATTCTGGAAGTGCTTTACAGTTGTGGTTTGAGGGTAACAGAATTGATTAGCCTGAGGATTTCAAATGTTTTTCCGGATGCAGAGTTTATCAAAGTGATTGGAAAGGGAAATAAAGAAAGGATTGTACCCATCGGACAGTCGGCATTAAAATACATCAAAATCTATCTGGAAGAAAGCAGGGTTCATGTCCCGGTTCAAAAAGGATATGAAGATTTCATTTTCTTAAACCGTCGTGGAAGCGGGTTGTCCCGGATTTCAGTTTTCACACTGATCAAAGACCTCGCTTTAAAATCCGGATTGAAGAAAAGCATTAGTCCACATACTTTCAGACATTCCTTTGCGACGCATTTGATTGAAGGTGGTGCAGATTTGCGGGCCGTACAGGAAATGCTCGGACATTCCAGCATTACCACCACAGAGATTTATACCCATCTTGACCGTGATTACCTGAAAGGCATCATCACAGAGTTTCACTCCAGAACTTAA
- the aroQ gene encoding type II 3-dehydroquinate dehydratase, with protein sequence MKIQIINGPNLNLLGIREPGIYGSLGFDEYIEQLRAMYSILEIDYFQSNVEGELINKLHEVGFTYDGIVINAGGYTHTSVALADAIAAINTPVIEVHVSNIYAREEYRHVSLTGKNCKGVLTGFGLDGYRLAIESLLKS encoded by the coding sequence ATGAAGATACAAATTATTAACGGCCCAAATTTAAACCTTTTAGGCATTCGTGAGCCGGGAATCTACGGAAGTTTAGGTTTTGACGAGTATATCGAACAATTAAGAGCGATGTACAGCATTCTGGAAATTGATTATTTTCAGAGCAATGTAGAAGGAGAGCTGATCAATAAATTACATGAAGTAGGTTTTACATATGATGGAATTGTGATCAATGCCGGAGGGTATACCCATACTTCTGTGGCACTTGCCGATGCCATTGCAGCGATCAACACCCCTGTAATAGAGGTTCATGTATCTAATATCTATGCCAGAGAAGAATACAGACATGTATCGCTGACCGGAAAAAACTGCAAAGGTGTACTAACCGGGTTTGGTCTGGATGGCTATCGTTTAGCCATAGAAAGTCTGTTAAAAAGCTAA
- a CDS encoding M20/M25/M40 family metallo-hydrolase → MRKIILFALCSAISASAFAQADITEKELKEHLWFLASPKMKGRFPGTTENRKVVDYLTKQFKKSGIAPYQGSYLQEFTAKIRVKKGVTDTPYAKTQNVIGYIEGSDPALKSEFIVIGAHYDHLGMGGASSKKPDTTAIHYGADDNASGTSALLEIAEKLAANKGTLKRSILIIAFGAEEQGLLGSKYFTEHPLVPLSQIKLMINMDMVGRMNSEKHLYMGGAATFDGGMELMKRLGPEIGINPIVNAYDVGGSDHVSFYKKNISVVGFHTGGHPQYHTPEDDRKLINIAGEKLVCDYIYKALVTVANRSGAILFVPEKKN, encoded by the coding sequence ATGAGAAAAATTATTTTATTTGCCTTATGCTCCGCCATAAGTGCATCCGCTTTTGCGCAGGCTGACATTACGGAAAAAGAACTTAAAGAACACCTCTGGTTCCTGGCATCGCCAAAGATGAAGGGACGTTTCCCCGGAACCACAGAAAACAGGAAGGTGGTCGATTACCTGACAAAGCAATTTAAGAAATCAGGTATCGCGCCATATCAGGGCAGTTATCTGCAGGAATTTACGGCGAAAATAAGGGTTAAAAAAGGAGTGACAGACACCCCATATGCCAAAACTCAAAATGTGATCGGCTATATCGAAGGGAGTGACCCAGCATTAAAATCTGAATTTATAGTCATAGGTGCGCATTATGACCACCTTGGAATGGGAGGCGCTTCTTCCAAAAAGCCGGATACCACCGCCATCCATTATGGTGCGGACGACAATGCAAGCGGAACCTCTGCGCTTTTAGAGATCGCAGAGAAACTGGCGGCCAATAAAGGAACCCTGAAGCGCAGCATCCTGATCATCGCATTTGGTGCAGAAGAACAAGGTTTACTGGGTTCAAAGTATTTCACAGAACATCCATTGGTGCCCTTGTCGCAGATTAAACTGATGATCAATATGGACATGGTAGGCAGGATGAACAGCGAAAAACACTTGTACATGGGTGGTGCAGCTACTTTTGATGGAGGAATGGAGCTGATGAAGCGCCTTGGGCCGGAAATCGGCATCAACCCAATCGTCAATGCGTATGATGTAGGAGGTTCAGACCATGTTTCTTTTTACAAGAAAAACATTTCTGTTGTAGGTTTTCATACTGGTGGACATCCACAATACCATACCCCTGAAGACGATAGAAAACTGATCAATATTGCCGGAGAAAAACTGGTATGCGATTATATTTATAAGGCACTGGTGACCGTAGCGAACAGGAGCGGAGCGATCTTATTCGTTCCGGAAAAGAAAAACTAA
- a CDS encoding glycosyltransferase family 2 protein produces the protein MTDASVAVVILNWNGKLLLEKFLPGVILSEYPNLQIVVGDNASTDDSVAFVKASYPGIRVIENDKNYGFAEGYRKLLEQVEADYYVLLNSDVEVPANWILPVIELMEKDDKIAAAQPKIKWQKDKSKFEYAGAAGGYLDLHCFPFCRGRLFDTVEDDHGQYNDVKEIFWASGAALFIKSKCWKEAGGLDPDFFAHMEEIDLCWRLKNLGYKVMYCPDAEVYHVGGGTLNANNPYKTYLNFRNNLIIMQKNLPLKDACFRIFIRFFIDFVALIHFLVQGKVDFAMAVSKAHFHFFKYFSANAKKRTNRQVNYQEHTGHYSSSIVYAYFIKKIRFFSGLGI, from the coding sequence ATGACAGACGCAAGTGTAGCAGTAGTGATTTTGAATTGGAATGGCAAGCTTCTGCTGGAGAAATTTTTACCCGGAGTAATTCTATCGGAATATCCGAACTTACAAATTGTAGTGGGCGACAATGCTTCTACAGATGATTCGGTCGCCTTTGTAAAGGCCAGTTACCCGGGAATTCGCGTCATTGAGAACGATAAAAACTATGGTTTTGCCGAAGGATACCGCAAATTGCTGGAACAGGTTGAAGCTGATTATTATGTGTTGTTAAATTCTGATGTTGAGGTACCTGCAAATTGGATTTTACCGGTGATCGAACTGATGGAAAAGGACGATAAAATTGCAGCTGCTCAACCCAAGATAAAATGGCAAAAGGACAAATCTAAATTTGAATATGCCGGAGCAGCAGGTGGTTATCTGGACCTGCATTGTTTTCCATTTTGTCGCGGGCGGCTATTTGATACTGTCGAAGATGACCATGGGCAATATAACGATGTAAAAGAGATCTTTTGGGCAAGCGGAGCTGCCTTATTTATCAAAAGCAAATGCTGGAAAGAGGCAGGTGGATTGGATCCTGACTTCTTTGCGCATATGGAAGAAATCGACCTCTGCTGGCGACTAAAGAATCTGGGCTATAAAGTCATGTATTGCCCGGATGCCGAAGTTTACCATGTAGGCGGAGGAACCTTGAATGCAAACAATCCCTATAAAACATACCTGAACTTCAGGAACAACCTGATCATCATGCAGAAGAACCTTCCTTTAAAGGATGCTTGTTTCAGGATCTTCATCCGGTTTTTCATCGACTTTGTGGCTTTAATACATTTCCTGGTGCAGGGAAAAGTAGATTTTGCCATGGCAGTAAGTAAAGCTCATTTCCATTTTTTCAAGTACTTCTCTGCAAATGCGAAGAAAAGAACAAACCGACAGGTTAATTATCAGGAGCATACCGGACATTATTCTTCCAGTATTGTCTATGCTTATTTCATTAAGAAAATCAGATTTTTTAGCGGATTGGGAATTTAA
- a CDS encoding lysophospholipid acyltransferase family protein, which yields MQLLYLISAMCYYILYYVVGYRKNVVRENLVNSFPEKSLKEIIVIEKEFFMYLSDLTFEIVKMASISEKELKKRVKFTNLHLIEAYFKKGESVLACTGHYGNWEWGMMSLGLNLSEKAYVIYKPLNNGIFDDWFLKIRSKFGNTGVPMRQTLRMLTSVKNEPSMFCFASDQSPVRGESHYWIDFLNQDTAALLGLEKIAVQTNRPIFYFKLKYIKRGYYEVDCVPICPKPEETEKHEITDTHFEFLEDIIKEEPSYWLWSHRRWKNKREYV from the coding sequence ATGCAGCTGTTATATCTGATATCGGCCATGTGCTACTATATCCTATATTATGTGGTGGGTTACAGAAAAAACGTAGTGCGGGAAAACCTCGTCAATTCCTTTCCTGAAAAGTCACTAAAAGAGATCATTGTGATTGAAAAAGAGTTTTTCATGTACCTTTCTGACTTGACTTTTGAAATCGTCAAAATGGCCTCTATCTCTGAAAAAGAGCTCAAAAAGCGGGTTAAATTCACTAATCTTCATCTTATTGAGGCCTATTTTAAAAAAGGCGAAAGTGTTTTGGCCTGCACGGGGCATTATGGCAATTGGGAATGGGGAATGATGTCTTTAGGATTAAACCTCTCTGAAAAGGCCTATGTGATTTATAAGCCATTGAATAACGGCATTTTTGACGATTGGTTCCTTAAAATACGTAGTAAATTTGGCAATACCGGAGTTCCGATGCGACAGACCTTAAGGATGTTAACGAGTGTCAAAAATGAACCAAGTATGTTCTGTTTCGCCAGTGATCAAAGCCCGGTTCGTGGGGAGTCACATTATTGGATTGATTTTTTAAATCAGGACACAGCCGCGTTGTTAGGGCTGGAAAAGATTGCGGTGCAAACCAACAGACCCATCTTTTATTTTAAGTTGAAGTATATTAAAAGAGGATATTATGAAGTGGATTGTGTACCCATCTGTCCGAAACCGGAAGAAACAGAAAAGCACGAGATTACCGATACCCATTTCGAATTTTTAGAAGATATTATTAAAGAGGAACCGTCATATTGGTTATGGAGCCATAGGCGATGGAAAAACAAACGAGAATACGTATAA
- a CDS encoding WbqC family protein, whose product MQSLAIFPLFYLPPVSYFKELKHSGNEFLLEKEEHFPKQTFRNRATIYSPNGSLDLIVPVIRGEKVHTKIKDVKISNDFNWQRLHWKSLESCYRNSAYFEYYEDEFAKFYHQKFDFLFDYNLEVLQWLFKQLKTTASFEMTTEYHEIPAELDFRGRTLFKKPEGEFKPYFQVFDDRAGFKPNLSIVDLLFNQGPQAKNYI is encoded by the coding sequence ATGCAAAGTTTAGCTATATTCCCCCTTTTTTATCTTCCACCAGTCAGCTATTTTAAGGAACTAAAGCATTCCGGAAATGAGTTCCTGCTGGAAAAAGAGGAGCATTTCCCGAAACAGACTTTCAGGAACAGGGCAACAATTTATTCCCCGAATGGGAGCCTGGACCTGATTGTCCCGGTGATAAGGGGAGAGAAGGTGCACACCAAAATTAAAGATGTAAAGATCAGTAACGATTTCAACTGGCAACGGCTTCACTGGAAAAGTCTGGAGAGTTGTTACCGCAATTCTGCCTATTTTGAATACTATGAAGACGAGTTTGCCAAATTTTACCATCAGAAATTCGACTTCCTTTTCGATTATAACCTCGAAGTGCTTCAATGGCTGTTCAAACAGTTAAAGACTACGGCGAGTTTTGAAATGACCACAGAATACCATGAAATCCCTGCGGAGCTTGATTTCCGTGGCAGAACCTTGTTCAAAAAGCCGGAAGGGGAGTTCAAGCCTTACTTCCAGGTCTTTGACGACAGAGCAGGGTTTAAGCCAAACTTAAGCATCGTAGACTTGTTGTTTAACCAGGGCCCTCAAGCTAAAAACTATATATAA
- the corA gene encoding magnesium/cobalt transporter CorA: protein MAKPPKHKKKRQHYALPHAGSSPGMIYIDEKAVKPIINLYQYNGESYKVQELNDISNLKQILTDKNYTFWVEIKGFKSLTLFETLSKDFGVNKLILEDITRTYQRPKQEEYDNYVFAVSRMLQLDEHQNLDNQQYSFLLTDNALFTFQEHYEDCLEPVRSRLKIGKGNIRTSGSSYLMYVLMDMIIDTYFEILGAWGDQLDNIEDRLFDKPDKTVMFDTQLIKRNLINIRRVAWPERDKLNDILRSDTHLIPDHTKMYIRDAYDHCIQIIDIVESLKEISASNIDMYLSIISNRMNEIMKVLTIISSIFIPLTFIAGIYGMNFAIEDPVTHKLLPKNMPELYQEHGYLYTMIVMAAIAVLQIIYFWRKGWFK, encoded by the coding sequence ATGGCCAAACCTCCAAAGCACAAGAAAAAACGTCAGCATTATGCCTTACCACATGCCGGATCCAGTCCGGGAATGATATATATTGATGAGAAGGCGGTAAAGCCAATCATCAATCTTTACCAATATAATGGGGAAAGTTATAAAGTTCAGGAGCTAAATGACATCAGCAATCTTAAACAAATCCTTACCGACAAAAATTACACTTTTTGGGTAGAGATTAAAGGATTTAAGTCCCTGACCTTGTTCGAGACGTTGAGTAAAGACTTTGGAGTCAATAAATTAATTCTGGAAGACATCACCAGAACCTATCAACGGCCAAAGCAGGAAGAGTACGACAACTATGTTTTTGCCGTAAGCAGAATGCTCCAGCTGGATGAACATCAGAACCTGGATAACCAGCAATATTCCTTTCTACTGACCGATAATGCACTTTTTACCTTCCAGGAGCATTATGAAGATTGCCTGGAGCCGGTGCGTTCCCGTTTGAAGATCGGAAAGGGCAATATCCGGACCAGTGGAAGCAGTTACCTCATGTATGTGCTGATGGACATGATCATCGATACTTATTTTGAAATTCTGGGAGCCTGGGGAGATCAGCTGGACAATATTGAAGACCGCTTATTTGATAAACCGGATAAGACGGTGATGTTTGATACACAGCTGATCAAAAGAAACCTGATCAACATCAGGAGGGTAGCCTGGCCGGAGCGCGACAAACTGAATGACATCCTTCGGAGTGATACCCATCTCATTCCGGACCACACGAAAATGTATATCCGCGATGCCTACGACCACTGTATCCAGATCATCGACATTGTCGAATCTTTAAAAGAGATTTCTGCCAGTAATATAGACATGTATCTTTCGATCATCAGCAACAGGATGAACGAAATCATGAAGGTGCTGACCATTATTTCTTCCATATTTATTCCGCTCACGTTTATCGCAGGGATTTATGGAATGAACTTTGCAATTGAAGATCCGGTAACCCATAAATTACTGCCAAAGAATATGCCGGAGCTCTATCAGGAGCATGGCTATTTGTATACGATGATCGTAATGGCTGCAATTGCGGTTTTACAAATCATATATTTCTGGCGTAAAGGATGGTTTAAATAA
- the mgtE gene encoding magnesium transporter — protein sequence MQSFDLDKTDVSKIKNALNSDDEQLKVILEEYHASEIAILFESITNEDRQRIINLLPVEIASEVISEMHEESHPEELLLQLHPDKRTEIVEELDYDDATDIISQLEEHEQKEILEDLSEDDASSIRNLLSYDEKTAGGLMNTEFIRVNLNLTKKDAIDEIIRQSEEIEEFYTIFVIDDDNVFQGIVSLKDIIKAKGNVHITELVKAEVAWVHPDTDQEEVARLISQYNITSIPVVDNDMKLLGRVTFDDVIDVMEDENTEDILKISGVSEDEELSGNWVEAVKSRLPWLIINLGTAFLASAVVRHFGSTIEKIAVLSAYMTIIAGMGGNAATQALAVTVRRISLYDLTDSQAYRTVLKEFTVGLINGAVTGLIVFLFAIFFDSNPLLGVVIFLAMTGNLLIAGVTGAGIPLVLKRVGIDPAIASSIIITTFTDVFGFLLLLGLASKLLL from the coding sequence ATGCAATCTTTCGACCTGGACAAAACAGACGTATCTAAAATCAAGAACGCCTTAAATAGTGATGATGAACAACTTAAAGTTATTCTTGAGGAATACCATGCCTCAGAAATAGCGATCCTGTTCGAAAGTATTACAAATGAGGACCGGCAAAGAATCATCAACCTGTTGCCGGTGGAGATTGCTTCCGAGGTCATCTCGGAGATGCATGAAGAATCCCATCCGGAGGAATTGCTCTTACAACTTCATCCTGATAAACGGACAGAGATTGTTGAAGAGCTGGATTATGATGATGCTACAGACATCATTTCCCAGCTGGAAGAACACGAGCAAAAAGAAATCTTAGAAGATTTAAGTGAGGATGATGCTTCCAGTATCCGGAACCTGTTAAGCTACGACGAAAAGACAGCGGGTGGTTTGATGAACACCGAGTTCATCCGGGTAAATCTGAATTTAACTAAAAAAGATGCGATCGACGAGATCATTCGCCAGAGTGAAGAGATCGAAGAATTCTATACCATATTTGTAATTGACGACGACAATGTGTTTCAGGGAATCGTTTCCTTAAAGGACATTATCAAGGCAAAAGGGAACGTGCACATCACAGAGCTGGTAAAAGCAGAAGTGGCATGGGTACACCCTGATACTGATCAGGAGGAAGTGGCAAGGCTGATTTCTCAATACAACATCACGAGTATTCCCGTAGTTGATAACGACATGAAATTGCTCGGAAGGGTAACCTTTGATGACGTGATCGACGTTATGGAGGATGAAAATACGGAGGATATCCTGAAAATATCCGGGGTTTCTGAAGATGAGGAACTGAGTGGTAACTGGGTGGAAGCGGTAAAATCCCGTTTGCCCTGGCTGATCATTAATCTGGGCACTGCATTTCTGGCTTCTGCCGTGGTTCGTCATTTTGGCTCTACCATTGAGAAAATCGCGGTCCTTTCTGCTTACATGACCATCATTGCGGGAATGGGTGGAAATGCCGCGACACAGGCACTCGCCGTTACGGTAAGAAGGATTTCCTTATACGACCTGACCGATAGCCAGGCTTACCGGACGGTACTAAAAGAGTTCACCGTAGGATTGATCAACGGAGCAGTTACGGGACTAATTGTATTTCTTTTCGCCATATTTTTTGACAGCAATCCCTTGCTAGGTGTGGTTATTTTCCTCGCTATGACGGGTAATTTACTGATTGCCGGGGTTACCGGAGCAGGAATTCCCTTAGTATTAAAAAGGGTAGGAATAGATCCGGCCATTGCTTCTTCAATAATTATTACAACATTTACAGATGTTTTCGGATTTTTGCTCTTGCTGGGATTAGCAAGCAAACTATTACTTTAA